TTCCAGCAGATTCAGCCCCCAGGCAGTCCCACAACCGTTTCAGTTGCTGATGAGGAGAGCCTGATGAAGTGAGACTAATGCAGGATGATATCTGTGATAAAGGAATCTTCCCCAGACTTCCTGGGGCTCTCCACCCACCGTGCTGGGAGCTCCCCTCTCCTAACCTGCCTCTGCAGGTGCTCCCACCTCAGTCCTTGCCATGGGCCAGGAAATTCACTATTGCTCCAGTTAATGGAGATATCTGGCTCATTAGAATCAGCCTCATTTCTTATCAGCTCCCTCCTTTTGGTGGATGAGCTTGGAAGCCTTGGAGgctcagggatggagcaggagaaggtTACTGGGCAAGGAAGACTCTTGCTCAGGCATGGATCGACCTGAAAAAGCAGCAACTGTGGGTAAAGGAAATCAGAGCACTCCAGGAcattccctctgcagctgaggtGGCTGAGACCATTTTCCATGCTCCAGGTTGTTATGGGCAGTGCACTCAAAGGCATCCCAGACTATTCCTGCACCTGGCTAACAGCAAAACAGGTGTTTTCCTACGAGACCTGGACAGTGCTGGAGTTTAGTCTGAGGCATGCAGAGTCATCCAGGCATGCACACTCAGTGTCCCACACTCCCAACACAGTAAACAGAAAACGTGCCCCACCATGTCCAAATGCTCTCTGTGATGATGAGCTGTGTTGGTGAGGGTGGGAAGAGCAGGAAGACAAAAAGCCACATCCCCCAGGGAAGAGGCAGAGAGACTTTGTTCCACACAGATCCTGGGTACACTGActtctcccctccccttccccttcacCCAGGAGAAGAATTAGCAGTGAATAAACCTGTCAGTCAGTCAGTCATTAAGAGAGGAGGGCTCTAGTTTGGCAGGGAGGTGTGAGCAGTGCATGCAGAGGTTGGGCCGTGGGCGGTGCCGCTGTGTTTACCTACGTGGCAGGGAACCTGGACTCGGGTTCATTTCAGTTATCCCATGAGACCTGCTCAATAACGGACTGttgaaggaaaaagcaaaataaaacaaaaaaaagaacaaaaaaaaaaacaaaagaagaagcTCATAAATCCCACATGAATTTgcgctggcacagccccagccccccgTCCCACAgtgatgccctggcacagcccctgctccttctcctctccttccccacCAAGCAACACACATGGGCACCACACAGAAAGCGATCTGAGCTGAAGTGGTGAAGGGAAACCCAGCATCAGAGTGGCCCAGCAGGTCTGGGCTGCCCCAAAATGTGCAAAGTCCCTCTCTGTTCACCGGGTGCCCtgagctgaggagctgctgctcacagagcTCCGAGTGTTTCCCCACGTGGGCACCAAGCTCAAAGCATTTTGCCTGCCCTGCAAGGGCCCAACCACTTCAAACATCAGCAAGAGACACCAGGTGAGAGGCAAAGCAGGTTTGCTCATGCTGAGCTTCCTCCCAAGTGCCCTATGTTTAATGCTGTCCCCTGATAAGCATTATTTGCCCTTCCTTATCCCCAGTCCCAGATGATGGAACTGGCTGCCAAGGCGAGCTTGGCACAGCATCACTGGGCTTTGGGACCAACAGCAAGCATGGAAGGACCACAGAAGCACAGGGCCATCTGCACCATGTTAACACACAAGCAAAGTGTGTGTTAAATATGCCCAGGACCCAGACATTGCTGATACacataaagacaaaaaaatcttGCAGTGATGAACACTAAAACTAGAATGATGGGTATATTTCCACCTATATTTCAGCTGAAAAGAAGGAGCAGATACTGGAATAGTCCTCCTGTGAAAGACCAAGGAATAAGGAGAATGTCAGCCTTTTTCCCAACCAGGGAGCAGCATCATGCCTCCATCTGAGGAAGGTCTGGAGTgggccctgcctggctgcccaGTCAGTCCTTTTGCAGTAAAAAGCCATCCAGGCTAGCACTAGTGGCTGGGAAATTCTTAATTTTGTTCCCCTGCCCATTTCTTCCCATTTGGGATCCCCATCAAAGAGAAATGCTGGGCATTCCTCACTCCCATCCCACTGGGCAGGACATCTGAGCTCACCTTTGACCTGATATTCCTTAGTTGCCGGCTAACACTGGATCTGTCTTTCTTCAAGAAATCAGGGTTGCTTTTTGATTTCATAATATCTGGGAAGAAGCAAAAGAAGTGGGATTAGCCTGGTGCCCACTGCCTTCCTGCAaggacagggctgaggctgtgccctcccagcccaggacaGTGCCCCGATGAGCCCAAGGGCAGAGGGGGCTTTTGGGCATCCCTGCATCATGAGGTTTTCCTGATGCAAAACACCAGAAGGCTTTCAAAGCCCATcagctttgggttggaaggccaAGTCCTACACTCAGACCCGTTCCTGCACAAGGGTTTGTACTCCAGGATTCCCTGTTAATTCAGGACACCCAAGACTgcttggagctgctggaggaggacTGACCATATCCCGATAcagtggtgttcacaggggatTTCTCTCCCTGAGCTTCTGTGGCTGCTTTCAGCTGCTCTTTCAACCTGCTGATATCACAGTCTGCCTTGGCCTTCACGATGCTCAGCTCCGTGTAGATGTCTTTGTACTTGTCGCTGGCGTATTTCTTATCCTGGCAAGGGAACAAGAACAACCCCATGGAGCCAGACAGACAGCTGGAGCCCAGGGGTTTGTGGATGCACTCAAGAGGAGCTTGGCAAATGCCGACGGAAGAAGAGCCGGCAGCGGGAGAGAGGcttggccagggcagctcacgcccctggagctgcttccaACAGGGAATGGAGACAGGCAGAGAGCTGAGAGCCAAGGGCCAGCACAgtgcctgcagcccctcagctacAGGGCTCTTAGTGGCTTTTCATTTTAGCCAAGACACAGAATTCAAGCAGAATTCCCAGAAATGGCTTTGGTTTGTCCAGAGCAAACCAGTTCCACCGCTGCGAGGCTGGGCAGATCTCTAACACTGATTGTTTGTGCCAGTTAAATCTGATCTGGTGTGACAGTAAATGGGGAAATCAGGCTGAAAGGGATGTTTTCCCACACTGTCTCCTTTGAGGGGTAAGTCTTAAGTTGATGCATGGAGTGCTTTACTGATGACATCAAAATGGGTATTGAATTACATTCAggggaaaaattaaatatgGTTTCAAATCTAGGTGTAAATGGGCTGAAATCTAAGCACAGACAttcaggagcagagcacagtaGGAGGATTTgcagaaccacccctggcatTACCCTCAGTGCTGTCTGCAGCTCGTCTTTGAGGGAGCTGATCTCCTGCTTCAGGTACTGGATTTCGGATTCTTTCACCCGCAGCAGGACCTGTGGGAACAAAAAGCCAGAATCTTTGCAACTGAGCAGACACAGTGTGACACCTGCTGTACCCAAGGGCTGGAGGCTCAGCCCCATGCCAGCACCACAAAGCCTCTGGTCCACCCATGTTTTGCTTCTCACAAGAAAACTCCTCCTGGTTCTCTTGGGAACTCGCCCAAGCTTGCAGAGCTGACACGCTCCCTGCACACCCCAGTTTCTGTCCCCACTGCTCTGCATGGATTGCATCCCAGGGAcaagcaggggctgcagaaggaAGAGTGAGTGTCTGGCTCAACGTGGTGAGGAGATCAGGACCCCAGAATCTCCTGGCCTGATGCAGCTCATGATAACAGTGCTGACCAGCCACGAGAGCCGACTGGGGGACAGATGGCTGCGACACCTCCCAGCTGTGACATGCTCCAAGGGTGTGACATGCTCCTGGGGTACACAGCACTTGtgcctctctgcagagctcacctCCAGCTCGTAGGCGTCCTTGCCCTGCGTGAGAGGCGACCCAGCAGCCTCTCCCCCGCCCTCCCCGGTCAGCAGGGTCCGCAGTCGCGTGATCTCCGCAGCCAGGCGGTTATTCAGCTcctggggagaggagaggagccgTTGTGGGAAGGGGGAGCAGGGCCACAGCTCAGCACCGAGCCCAGGGTCAGCAGGGCGGGGATCCTCACCTGGTTGTGGGCGTTGAGCTCCTGGTTCTCCCGCTGGCACTGGCGGAGGGCCTGCCTCTCAGCCTCCAGCGCCTGCGCCAGGTGCGCGTTCTCCAAACACTTCTGGGAATACTGCTCCGacagcacctccagctcccGCTGCACCgactgcagctcctccctgcacaACACACGGGGGGGGTAGTGCcctctccacacacacacatccccaTTCTTCCTTCAGCATCCCAGGACAACCCAACAGGGAGCTAAGCACCGAGGATGAGGATTGCATATTCCCTTTGGGGAAAAAACTCAAGTCCAGAGCAAGTAAACTCTTCCCTCTCCTGGCAGAGCCATGCTTGGGCACCAAAGGGGACAGGAGGTCATTCTCTCAGAGATTAAGTGGCAGAACTTTCTCAGGTTTCCAAAAACTGAGCTGAGGTCTACCAAAATCTACCAAAGCCAAGTtcttccttgtgagggtgggcaggccccagcacaggttgtccagagcagctgtggctgccccacctctgaaagtatccaaggccaggttggatggcgCTTGGGGCAACCTTgaatagtggaaggtgtccctgtccatggcaaggggctggaatgagatgagctttgagtcccttccaacccaaaccatcccagtaTTCTAAGTTTGCTGTGGGCACTCAGGACCAGGTGTATTTGCACACCTCCCCAACTTATACAGATGTATCAAGGTTGATAAagctgacaggcagccctgTTCAACTCCCATGGGAGGACAGCCTTGCCATGGAAAGCTCAGAGCTTCCTCCTCACCTTCTAAAcgaccctgctgctgcagctgtgtgaaaagcagcactggctgcccaTCTGCTACTTCTGGGGACCATAAAGGAGCTATTTTGGGTAATGTGGGGACATTGACCTGGAGCCTGAAAGATTATGGGTAACCAGGAGGCTCTGATGGATGCAGAAACAACCCCAAACTGATGGCCAGAATCAAATGGCAGAGAAGGGTTCCCCACACAAGATGTCCCTGGCAGATGGGGACAGAGGACAGGGATGCTCTTACAGGTACTGCCTCCGGAGGGCCTCGATGTCGGCGTTGACGCTGCTGATCTGGGAGCGCTGGGACTTCTCCAGCTcccgctccagctcctcccGGTGCGCGTTCTTCATGGCTTCGATGGCTGCGAGGGGCACACAGGGTCAGCACCCAGCACCCTGCACCCACTGCCAGCTTTttgagtttttgtttgtttcttaaaGGAACAAAATATCCCTGCAAATCTCCCACTGCTTCACGGCCCCTTCAGTCTGTGCCCCAGCTGCAAAGGGGATTCTGCAAATCCTGCTTTTTAACAGATTCCAAATGATTGTTCCCTTCACACATTGTTTCCTGGACTGCGGGACTCCTAGTGCAGAGCCCCTGAACTCCAGTGTTTCAACATTCCCTGGGGCACTGAAGAATTAATTCAGTGTGGAATTGGCAATAATTTAACCACAGGAATGACTAATGCCTTTCGGAGTTGGAATGCAAAACAGATCAGAATGTGTAACAACCAAAGACAGAGGTACCAAGCCTGAAGAAGAACCAGCAGATGGGTACCAAACCTGGATGACCAAGAGATGGACCTCCACCTAAAACATCTTCCTCACAAGcctgtccccatctccctgtgcagcccacCCAGCCCTCACCccacccctgctctgctcctcaatGCAGCCAACaccatccccatgtccccaccacCACGGAGCTGCCCCACCATGGGTTCCCCTGGCACCTGAGATGGTGGCAGCCgtctcctctgccagcaggcGATCCTTCTCCTCCCGCAGCTTCTCCAGCTCCCGCTGGTGCTGCCGCTGCAGGTCCTCGATCTTCTTCTGGTGCGTCTCCTCCATGGCTGCAAAGCCCCTCTCACATGTTGCCTGCAAAGGGAGGAGGGCAAGGGttggcccaggagcacagggccGGTGCCACGGTGCTGGGGAGCCCACCAGGagccacagctcagctccccagGTCCAGCAGGGATCTTCTGCTCCCCCAGCCAAGGAGCACGATGGACCTTGCCAAGGTCAGGGCTTGTCCTGCAGTCGCCTGACCCCTGACAGCTCCAGGGAAAAAGATGCACGGGGGCACACCCAGTTGGGGAATGCAAATGTGTGTCAAAAAAACGATCAAAAAAACCCTTCTGTGCCCCTTCTGCTCTTTTCAATGCCTGGTTCTTTTTCAGTCTCTGGGTGTAAGGAAGATGACGTGACAGCAACAGGATCTTAATTCCCAACCAAGTATTGCTATAAATGCTGCAGGGAAAATTACTTGCTAATTGAATTTCTAGGAAAGAACTCGAGCCAGGACACAGGAGGAGCAATTTGGGGAGTTGGGATTCACCAGGGGTGAGGTCCTGAACTCCTGCCTGGCCCTTCTgttcccagctcagctgccagcCTAAGCACATTGGGATCCTGGATGGACACACGGCTGCAGGACACGGACAGGACCAGCAAAGCCACAGGCAGGCCCAAGCCACGAGGGAAGAAGGGGCACACACTGGGGACAAGGTGCTGAGCCCCATCAGGCAGCTTGGGACACACCTGATGCCAAGCACTGTACAGGGCTTTTCCCTTAATGACACAGGCTGGCTTTATTCCCTGATTTCAGCTGAGCTCCCCTTGACTAACaccagtgttttccactgaaagTGAGAACTGTCACCTCTGGGACACCATGGGAAATTTTAGGGGGACAAATTCACTCACCTAGTGGCAAAAGTGCTCATGACAGTCCAACACCATTGACTCTCACTAACATACACCCCTCAGCATCACCTTCTTGGCTAATGCTCTGTAACCTACACCTAACCCTCATTCCCAATTTTTAgctttggtgggttttttccctcccatttaatttttaatcccGAGGCATTCTTCTCTTTCCCAGCCTTgtctgtttgtttatttgttttttagaCTCCTAACTCAGTGCCAGAACCTGCCTGGACTTGgctgtggcacagagcagccctgcaggattCTTCATTACAcccagaatcatagaatatgctgagttggaagggatccacaaggatcatcaagtccaactcctgaaACACCTCTGATTTTGGAAGAAAAAGGTGCAAACTCTGCCATAGGTCTGGCTGTAGATTCACTATTTAATGTATTGTAAATGCATTGCCATAAATCCACATGTACAAATCAATAcctcatagaatcacagaatggtttgggttggaaggcaccttgAAGTCCATCCTGTTCTACCCTCTGCCacaagcagggacaccttccaccatcccaggttgctccaagccttgAACGTGGTCTTGGAAACTTCCAGGGacggggcagccacagcttcttgGGGCCACCTGTgtcagggcctcaccaccctcacagggaataatttcttcctaatattaaATCTAAATCTACTTTTCCTTCATCTAAaatccattcccccttgtcttgCCACTTCATGCCTTGTCACAAGTTCcttccagctctcttggagcccctCTAAGCACTGGTAAGGGCTCCAAAGTgttcctggagccttctcttctccagttTGAGGAGTTATGCTTGTGCTACTGATGTTACATTCTCCAGGTTCTTAAGAGAAGAATTAAGCACATTCAAGCCTCCAGTTTGGGCAGGTTTCCAATGGCTTGGTTGGCTTTCTGACCACCACTGCTTAATTCCAATGGGATTCAGCAAAACTACTGCTCTCCCCAGGCTAAAACCAGCTTTTGGCTGAAGCTGAGCCACACATCACTCCCAGCTCAAATGTGTGCTGGATCTTGTGGCTGGAAGCAAGCTCTCCCACATTTTTGCTGATTCTTAAGAGCAACTGGTCTGTGAGAGCCTCACTGGTTCAGCCTCTGCATCAGTGCCCTTTTGGCTTCCTGTTCAACCAGGCAGCCTCTCCTGGTGCTGCCAGAGTCCTCTACAGCCCTAAACTCACTTCTGAACTGGGATTGCTCTCCTAAGAAAAGCAAACCaccaaaccttttttttttagatgCTGGATGATCTCAAACCAGTTTTACAGCCAGTCTGACTGCTGGGGCAATTTGAATGGGGGCATTTCATTGCCAGTGGGTTTCTCTGCACCTCACCTGGGTGTTCTGTAACTGTGCACTCTTTGTTGTGTACAGAATTATTGTGTACAACACCAGCATGGTCCTCGCAGCCTCCTGCAGAGGAGCTCTGCTTTGCTACAGAATTTGGCATCTGTTTGCAGCTACTTTCCCTAGGAACATACATTTTGAGAGCATCAAGTTTCCATTTCATCCTGCAATTTTCAAGGCAGCAGAGACAGACTGGAGATTTGATCAGACTGGGAAAGACAGAGCTGAGGAATGCTTTTAAAAGGAAGTCACAAGCAAAACGTAGGAGAAACACCAAGTTCTTCGTGTTGAAGGAGAGTGTGATGTTATTGAGCTACTTTgaaactctctctctctccctttccacACAAAGATCACCTCCAGAAATCCACCTTcccaagccctgagcaatgcaTTTAGAATACCCCAgcatggagaagaaggaaacaCCATGCTTTACAGAGGCCTGGCTAATACCCTGGGGCTTGTTTCAGCACACTGGCTGTTTCAGGGGATGGCTGAAAACCCTGGGACTGCACGTGCCCTCCCACACGctcagcagcagaaggcagaaAGCGTTAAACATATCAAGACCTTTAGGTTTTCAAAGTCTTTCTGGTATTTTTCCCTCAACGTGGAAGCGTTCCCCTCCAGATGTTTGTTCTCCAGCTCATCCCTCATGACGTTCATCTGGGCCTCCAGCTCCTGGATGCGTTCCCTCAGGCCGTGCATGGAGTCGGGGTCGCTGCCGGGGTCCTGCCCGGTGCCACCCCCCTCTCTGgccacccaggtgtccccagagcccggGGCCACCGCGGGGGACGCCTCCGGGTGCTGCCTCTGGTACTCATCGAGGGTCTCTTGCAGGCGCTGCAGGTTCTGGCTGTAGTGCTCCTGCAGCGCCTGCAGCTCCTCGCCATGGATGACCTGCAGCTCCTTGATCTTGGCCTGGAACTTCTCCTCCAGCGTTTGCATCTGCTCCAGGTGATACTGCTCCATGTTCTGCTTGTCGCGGACAACGGCGTCCAGCTGGTTGAGCCCCTCCACCCTCTCGGCCTTCAGGGCATCCTCGGTCCTGTTGAGCTGCTCGATGACGTTCCGGATCTCCTCCTCGTAGCGCCCCTGCAGCTCGCTCAAGCTCTTGCTGTGCTCGTGCCCTTCCTCCTCCAGGAGCCTGCGCTGGCTGTCCAGCTGGGACACCTTTGCCTTGAGGTCAGCGTTCTCCCTCTCCAGCACGGCGATCACCTCGCTGTACTCgccctgctgcttcctgagcAGCTCCTCGTACTCGTCGCGCAGGAGAGACACCGTCTTCACGcgctcctggcacagggcatcCATGCTCTGCAGGGACTCCTTGTAGGACTTCATCTCCCTCTCGTGCTCCAGGCGGACTTTGCAAGCGGCGTAACAAACCTGAGCCTGAACAATGGCATCGTGGACTAACAGAGACGAATACCGCTCCAGGTCTCCCATGCACGAATGGTAGGAAAGACTCTGGGACATCTTCAGGAGCTTCTGACAGTCTCTCATGGCCTCCTCGGGAGGCAGAGAGAGTAAGGCAACAGATATCTCCTTCAGAACACTGGATTTGTCCTTTAGCTGCTGGGCAAGATCTTCCTGAATGGAAACAAGAGCTTCACTACTACGGTCTGGGGCACTGCCAGTCTCCTCCACCTTGGCTAATTCCTGGCACGGCACCATTTGGACACGGCTCCCATCCCAAGAGATCTGGGTTCTTTCCGAAGCATCTTTTTGAATTTCAAGTGCTTCAGAAATCTGGTGCATAACTCCATCAAACTCAGGAGTCCTGTATGCTTTGATGATCTCCTCCAACATGcatttgtgctgctggagagctgTTTTGGTATTATGGAGCTCTTCTTCAATTGCTTTTAACCTCTGATGAAAAGATTCTCTCATTTTCTCTGCAACAAACCCAAGTTCTGCCTTGATCAATGTAGCATCTGCTACAGCACTGAGAAAACATGGGGAAATGCCCAAACTTGTTTCTGTTTTaccctcagcttctccttctCTGGTGCTCAACTGTGCTCTCAGCTCCTCCACCTGGCTCCAAAACTctccttccagcagcagctttttaGACAGGACACTGGCCAAATCATTGGCTGTATGAGAAACACTTGCTGGCTCCAACAAAACCACCTCAGCCGTTCCCTGGATCTCTCTCAGAAGCTGGGCTATCTCAGAGCTTGCATTTTTCAAAGACTCTGCTATTTGGTTGATGAGAGAGGCCTCAAATGCCACCCTCTCAGAAAGCCACCTCAGCTGGCCGGTGTCAAACACATCTGCTTGCTGCTCCTTGGAGATGTGCTCCTCttctcccaaatcccctccttCTGGAGCGAGGCTCTCCGTGGTGAGGCTTTCACTCTGCTGATAGTCTGAGGGGACTGGCACTCCGCTCAAGGCCTGGATTGCATTTGATAAAGTTGTTTCCATGTTAGACAGAGTAACAAGGAACAAATCACCCTCTTTATCCTTGTCTGATTTGGGCAAGGATCTTAGCTGCTCCCTGCACTTCTCTAAGCAAGTCAGCGCTTGATCgtttttcatctggaaacctCCCAGCTCGCTGACGTGACTTTCTATGAGCTTGAACTTTTCCTGCCTCTCGCTCTCCAGCTGTGAGATCAAAGCATTGACTTGGGACAAGCTGGTCTGAAGCTGTTCCCGCAGCTGGGACTCTGTGCTGGCCCACTGATGGTGCAGGGCGATGAGCGTCTCCTGGTTATGGCCGTGCTGGCTTTCGAGCTTCATCGTCACATCTTTGAGCTTCTCCTCTGTAATGTACAGCTTGGTTTCCAGGGAATGGATGATGGAGAGATAAGTCTCAGAATCACTGGTCCCTGATGAGGGGTAAcccagagctggctctgaggaCATGCTTTCTTCAGACAGAGATCTGTCCTGGCTTGTGTCTGAAGAGGTACTGCTTGTCCAGTTTTTCTCTGATCCATCTGGATGGATGTACTTTTGACACTGGATGCTTGAAAAACGGATCCTTTGCCTCTTGGCCCCCATGATTCCTACATCAGGCTTTGCTAAAGCTTTCTGAACCAACTCTTGGTCCTGGAGCTCTACAACTTTAGATGGGGAGCCAAATTCCTCCATTTGCCTCTGACTGGTCTCAAGaacctcatcctcctcctccttcagtGCATAAGTCAGAGCTGGGAGGACATCCTGAGTTTGCCCCAGTTGGGATGGATGACTTTCATCCACCTCAAGACTGGGGCCAAGGTCTTCTGCCTCCTCAGCACATGGACCTGTGCTCGCACTAGCTAATTTCTTTAAAGCCTCCTCCTTGGCCTTTAGCTTTACTTTAGTCTCCTCTAAACTGCTATCTAAAGCAACCACTTTAACCAAAGCCTCACTGAGATCTTGATCTTTCTTCTCCACAATTCTCAAGTGCATTTCCTTAACatgtctcagctcttcttctttctctttcagcacCTCCTGCACCCCCCGGAACTGATCCGACACCTCCTCGAACGACTGCTCCAGATTGTGGTAGTTGGTCTCTTCCATTTTCAACTTTGCTTGTAGCTTTGCAACTTCGTTATCCGACTCAGCCACCTGATTCATGAGCTCGTGGAACCGGCACTTGATCTGATCTCTCTCCCTTTCGAGCTCCTTGATGTGCTCGGCAAGTTTTTGGATGCTGGCCTCCTTCATGgccagctgctcctccagctggTGGACGAGCTCGCTGCCTTCGAACTTGGCGCTCAACTTCTCCTTCTGCAGAATCTCCATTTGCTGCTCACTGTTCTGCAGCTGATTCTCATACTCATTAGCTTTGTCCTCCACCTCCTTCAGGCTCCGTATCAAAACCTGCCTCTCCCTCTCGCAGCTCTCCAGCAAAGCCTCGTAGTtcttctgcagcttctcctccatGAGGACCCGCGCCTGCTCGCTGGCGTTCAGCTGCCCGCTGAGGTCTGCGATCCTGTCCTGGAGCCGCTGCACTTCCTTCTGGtggtccctctgcagagcctgctgCATCTCCAGGTCCCGCAGCTCCTGCGtcttctccagcagcagcgCCTCCGCGCTCTTCAGCTTCTGCTCGCTGGCCTTCAGCTGGGAGCTGAGCGCGGCCTCGCCGTGCTGCcactcctccagctgctccttggCCTTCTCCTTCTCGCTCCTCAGGTCGCTCTTGAGCTTGGCCAGGGTCTGCTCCTTGATGGCGAGCTCGGCCGCCGCGTTACTGAGCCTCGCCTGCAGGCTCTGAATCTCGGCCTCGTGGTGCCGGATCACGTCCTTGGCCTCGGCGTAGCTGCGCTTCAGCGACTGAATCTGCTGATTGATCACCTCTTGACGCTGGCATTGGGCTTCCAGCTCGCTTTGGAGGTCTTGGTTGACTTTGTGAAGCCTCTGCCAGGCACCTGATGGCGAGGCGGCCACCTCGGTCTTAAAAAAATTGATTAAATACTAGATTAGTAACACTCTTGGCTCTCCCTTCTGAGTGTCACACCTCTGGCCAGGCAGGCCGTGGAAAAGTTCCTCACAGCGACTTGGCTGCTACCCACTGCT
This Zonotrichia albicollis isolate bZonAlb1 chromosome 16, bZonAlb1.hap1, whole genome shotgun sequence DNA region includes the following protein-coding sequences:
- the MPRIP gene encoding myosin phosphatase Rho-interacting protein isoform X6, with translation MAAKDNPCRKFQANIFNKSKCQNCFKPRESHLLNDEDLNQAKPIYGGWLLLAPEGTDFDNPVHRSRKWQRRFFILYEHGLLRYALDEMPTTLPQGTINMNQCTDVVDGEGRTGQKFSLCILTPEKEHFIRAENKEIISGWLEMLIVYPRTNKQNQKKKRKVEPPTPQEPGPAKMAVTSSNIPSAEKVPATKSTLWQEEMRGKDQADGGSGIGPAQSPMQGQAGAASSMKDPVLDSKEEESSMNGDRIDCGRKTRVESGYFSLEKTKQDSKLEEQQLPPPPSPPSPSTPNNRRSQVIEKFEALDIENAEHMETSAPGGAALSSETRQGRSEKRVFPRKRDFTCEGAAVGSILDVSASPLSPHRRAKSLDRRSTESSMTPDLLNFKKGWLTKQYEDGQWKKHWFVLTDQSLRYYRDSVAEEAADLDGEIDLSTCYDVTEYPVQRNYGFQIHTKEGEFTLSAMTSGIRRNWIQTIMKHVRPTTAPDVTRKNFSLKLSVLKPSSLPEEKSKTGSSFESGPKPSEKPDAEQAELDTEQKRSRARERRREGRSKTFDWAEFRPIQQALVQERANAADSSSSGSAAFPRDAGAADADPGELERERARRREERRKRFEMIDTVDGAGPEEALRMEVDRILPVPGDIKPQNVHVEIEQRWHQVETTPLREEKQIPITPLHLAHAEDREEGLTKQHLTTLLEKELEQKQKEALELLEQNRHLQDQLKVALGREQSAREGYVLQTEVAASPSGAWQRLHKVNQDLQSELEAQCQRQEVINQQIQSLKRSYAEAKDVIRHHEAEIQSLQARLSNAAAELAIKEQTLAKLKSDLRSEKEKAKEQLEEWQHGEAALSSQLKASEQKLKSAEALLLEKTQELRDLEMQQALQRDHQKEVQRLQDRIADLSGQLNASEQARVLMEEKLQKNYEALLESCERERQVLIRSLKEVEDKANEYENQLQNSEQQMEILQKEKLSAKFEGSELVHQLEEQLAMKEASIQKLAEHIKELERERDQIKCRFHELMNQVAESDNEVAKLQAKLKMEETNYHNLEQSFEEVSDQFRGVQEVLKEKEEELRHVKEMHLRIVEKKDQDLSEALVKVVALDSSLEETKVKLKAKEEALKKLASASTGPCAEEAEDLGPSLEVDESHPSQLGQTQDVLPALTYALKEEEDEVLETSQRQMEEFGSPSKVVELQDQELVQKALAKPDVGIMGAKRQRIRFSSIQCQKYIHPDGSEKNWTSSTSSDTSQDRSLSEESMSSEPALGYPSSGTSDSETYLSIIHSLETKLYITEEKLKDVTMKLESQHGHNQETLIALHHQWASTESQLREQLQTSLSQVNALISQLESERQEKFKLIESHVSELGGFQMKNDQALTCLEKCREQLRSLPKSDKDKEGDLFLVTLSNMETTLSNAIQALSGVPVPSDYQQSESLTTESLAPEGGDLGEEEHISKEQQADVFDTGQLRWLSERVAFEASLINQIAESLKNASSEIAQLLREIQGTAEVVLLEPASVSHTANDLASVLSKKLLLEGEFWSQVEELRAQLSTREGEAEGKTETSLGISPCFLSAVADATLIKAELGFVAEKMRESFHQRLKAIEEELHNTKTALQQHKCMLEEIIKAYRTPEFDGVMHQISEALEIQKDASERTQISWDGSRVQMVPCQELAKVEETGSAPDRSSEALVSIQEDLAQQLKDKSSVLKEISVALLSLPPEEAMRDCQKLLKMSQSLSYHSCMGDLERYSSLLVHDAIVQAQVCYAACKVRLEHEREMKSYKESLQSMDALCQERVKTVSLLRDEYEELLRKQQGEYSEVIAVLERENADLKAKVSQLDSQRRLLEEEGHEHSKSLSELQGRYEEEIRNVIEQLNRTEDALKAERVEGLNQLDAVVRDKQNMEQYHLEQMQTLEEKFQAKIKELQVIHGEELQALQEHYSQNLQRLQETLDEYQRQHPEASPAVAPGSGDTWVAREGGGTGQDPGSDPDSMHGLRERIQELEAQMNVMRDELENKHLEGNASTLREKYQKDFENLKATCERGFAAMEETHQKKIEDLQRQHQRELEKLREEKDRLLAEETAATISAIEAMKNAHREELERELEKSQRSQISSVNADIEALRRQYLEELQSVQRELEVLSEQYSQKCLENAHLAQALEAERQALRQCQRENQELNAHNQELNNRLAAEITRLRTLLTGEGGGEAAGSPLTQGKDAYELEVLLRVKESEIQYLKQEISSLKDELQTALRDKKYASDKYKDIYTELSIVKAKADCDISRLKEQLKAATEAQGEKSPVNTTVSGYDIMKSKSNPDFLKKDRSSVSRQLRNIRSKSLKEGLTVQERLKLFESRDLKKD